A genomic segment from Spinacia oleracea cultivar Varoflay chromosome 3, BTI_SOV_V1, whole genome shotgun sequence encodes:
- the LOC110784855 gene encoding uncharacterized protein — protein sequence MSVTLPNLSWWLWSGKKKDAKLQKGSSLNSSPELNVVELDLLKFPGISGAGGNLASNSRRVRRKWSQDDGKIDKEHDVVLVPSDGGYSSDSDSDASDWSIGWSEPHASGFLSEDEIDGGFGVLVRCYGRGSGAKQDYRKNNSDNNVNVPELYSADSKKSMERWLSSLQGN from the exons ATGTCTGTGACATTACCCAACCTCTCTTGGTGGTTGTGGAGTGGCAAAAAAAAAGATGCTAAATTACAGAAAGGGTCTTCTCTAAATTCATCACCTGAACTGAATGTGGTGGAACTGGATTTGTTGAAATTTCCTGGGATAAGTGGGGCTGGGGGTAACTTAGCTTCGAACTCGAGGAGGGTTAGGAGAAAATGGAGTCAAGATGATGGAAAGATTGATAAGGAGCATGATGTTGTCCTTGTCCCTTCAGATGGAGGGTATTCATCTGATTCTGATTCGGATGCCTCAGATTGGTCAATCGGTTGGTCGGAGCCGCATGCCTCTGGGTTCTTGAGTGAGGATGAGATTGATGGGGGATTTGGTGTTCTTGTCCGGTGCTATGGGCGTGGCTCTGGAGCGAAACAAGACTATAGAAAAAACAATTCTGATAACAATGTCAATGTACCAGAGCTTTACTCTGCTG ATAGCAAAAAGTCCATGGAGCGGTGGCTTTCCTCTCTACAGGGCAACTGA
- the LOC110784854 gene encoding photosynthetic NDH subunit of subcomplex B 5, chloroplastic, giving the protein MAATCACTCVPAATAVISTNPSSKITTNLTLPPYCNNYNNNKKPSIRSNPTRLLFTKLKAAGLTDIEPDLNEDPRDRWATNGVAPEDFVYGKYDEHHTFYESSEKGSFWGAVAEEYNSMDPPTGFQGLISWLFLPAVAAGMYFNVPGDYLFIGAGLFVIIFCIIEMDKPDQPHNFEPQIYNMERGARDKLIADYNTMDIWDFNEKYGDLWDFTLKNDDLLKR; this is encoded by the exons ATGGCGGCAACTTGTGCTTGTACTTGTGTACCTGCAGCTACAGCAGTCATTTCTACAAACCCATCATCCAAAATCACCACTAATTTAACTCTACCACCTTATTGTAACAATTACAACAACAATAAGAAACCCTCGATTCGAAGCAATCCAACAAGGTTGTTGTTTACAAAATTGAAAGCAGCTGGTTTAACTGATATTGAACCTGACCTTAATGAAGACCCTCGTGACCGTTGGGCTACTAATGGAGTTGCTCCT GAAGATTTTGTATATGGAAAATATGATGAACATCACACATTTTATGAATCTTCCGAGAAAG GATCATTTTGGGGCGCAGTGGCTGAAGAATATAATTCCATGGACCCACCTACTGGTTTCCAAG GGCTCATTTCGTGGCTGTTCCTTCCAGCAGTTGCTGCTGGGATGTATTTCAATGTTCCG GGGGATTATCTGTTCATTGGAGCAGGTCTATTTGTAATCATATTTTGCATAATTGAGATGGATAAACCAGACCAACCTCATAACTTTGAGCCCCAAATATACAATATGGAGAGAGGAGCTCGTGATAAGTTGATCGCTGATTATAATACTATGGACATTTGGGACTTTAACGAAAAATACGGAGATCTCTGGGATTTCACTTTGAagaatgatgatttattaaagaGATAG
- the LOC110784849 gene encoding zinc finger CCCH domain-containing protein 15 has protein sequence MQQDTPASTMMMNQMSSAADIFSPPPYSSIFFHSATSPTTFKASPCTSEGQSTINAASFATTAAKHLSRLMSDHKELLSRQSLCLAQLRKTFKEAETLRQENTNLRLANVELSNQVNLLIQATLQSQYQAVPFSDYPEQYGSSSLSAAAEKFSVGVDGCGFEKERECEDWDEGFYSKNQNQSSVIEKNLVEDHKEENDRVSLPKSISVRSNGFLKISQIAAAPTRKVSAPTQSVTRIGSPNPVSGPQKVYVRGGSKKEGPIELEVYNQGMFKTELCNKWQETKTCPYGDHCQFAHGIDELRPVIRHPRYKTEVCRMVLSGDSCPYGHRCHFRHALTDEEKLMHPHMHN, from the exons ATGCAGCAAGATACACCCGCCTCTACAATGATGATGAATCAAATGTCATCAGCTGCAGATATCTTCTCTCCGCCGCCGTACTCCTCCATATTTTTTCACTCCGCCACCTCTCCGACAACTTTCAAAGCTTCTCCATGCACTTCCGAAGGACAATCCACAATAAACGCAGCCAGCTTTGCCACCACAGCAGCTAAACATCTCTCTCGTTTAATGTCGGATCACAAGGAGCTTCTCAGTCGCCAATCTCTCTGTCTAGCTCAGCTCCGCAAGACGTTCAAAGAAGCAGAAACTCTCCGGCAAGAGAACACTAACCTCCGACTCGCAAACGTGGAGCTGAGCAACCAGGTCAACCTTCTCATCCAAGCCACACTCCAGAGCCAATACCAGGCGGTACCGTTTTCTGATTATCCGGAGCAATACGGCTCGTCGTCTCTCTCCGCGGCTGCTGAGAAGTTCAGCGTTGGCGTCGACGGCTGCGGCTTcgagaaggagagagaatgtGAAGATTGGGATGAAGGATTCTACAGTAagaatcagaatcagagtaGCGTGATTGAGAAGAATCTAGTGGAGGATCACAAGGAGGAGAATGATCGAGTCTCTCTGCCGAAGAGTATCTCAGTTAGGTCTAATGGATTCTTGAAGATAAGTCAAATTGCTGCTGCTCCTACTCGGAAAGTTTCTGCTCCAACTCAGTCTGTGACTCGGATCGGATCTCCAAACCCTGTGTCTGGGCCG CAAAAGGTGTATGTTCGAGGAGGCAGCAAGAAAGAAGGACCAATAGAGCTTGAAGTTTACAATCAAGGAATGTTTAAAACTGAGCTATGCAATAAATGGCAAGAGACTAAGACCTGCCCTTATGGAGATCATTGTCAATTTGCTCACGGCATAGACGAGCTTCGTCCTGTCATCCGCCACCCTCGCTACAAGACTGAGGTCTGTCGCATGGTCCTTTCTGGTGATAGCTGCCCTTACGGTCATCGCTGCCACTTCCGCCATGCCCTTACTGATGAGGAGAAGCTCATGCATCCCCACATGCATAACTAG
- the LOC110784853 gene encoding putative zinc finger protein At1g68190 translates to MEKTCEFCGAAWAVVYCEADAALLCLSCDTKVHSANALFARHSRTLLCDSCKQKPVYVRCLDHFMLLCQDCDKSFPHHNNLIIRSFTGCPSANQFAALSGFDVLHQFSTATSFITSDTATGFCTQQHKKLSNHQRMQNNGLIINQILELKNLQLTQGDNQTKSLHNNGEYVTPSSMHTTSVNERLKQQWKELNCLTNELQSLDNSSHLPTSSSSSSSYVGDSFWQYNKSPIDNNINQFWMQNLQDIGMCQELGCIDDFNMPDVDITFRNIEDFLIGDPDLTRALVEDNDPMTSDTDKTSMNNLEKCLIETTQDITDASLISTNKHANFIKEVNPLDNVTHQLSRNVENSSHLFRYSRSATFSCSRLSAERCGSDFLDSGNSGNFTTSEYSDNVAELHGIEVEGGESSTRLSKEKNNSRMDGKKTQLAPRKARTDLHKRNKSQYAKVQGYESDTATVTKTY, encoded by the exons ATGGAGAAAACATGTGAATTCTGTGGAGCAGCATGGGCTGTTGTATACTGCGAAGCAGATGCAGCGCTACTCTGCCTCTCCTGTGACACGAAAGTGCATTCAGCTAATGCTCTCTTTGCTCGTCACTCAAGAACCCTTCTCTGTGATTCTTGCAAACAAAAACCTGTTTATGTTCGATGCTTGGACCATTTCATGTTATTATGTCAAGATTGTGACAAGAGTTTTCCACACCATAACAACTTGATCATTCGTAGCTTTACTGGATGTCCTTCAGCTAACCAGTTTGCAGCTTTATCTGGCTTTGATGTCCTCCATCAGTTTTCCACAGCAACTTCTTTCATTACTTCAGATACTGCAACAGGTTTCTGCACCCAACAACATAAG AAACTCAGCAATCATCAACGCATGCAAAACAATGGCTTAATCATAAATCAGATTCTTGAGTTGAAAAATCTTCAGCTTACTCAAGGAGATAATCAGACAAAATCATTGCATAATAACGGAGAATATGTTACACCCTCCTCCATGCACACTACTTCAGTAAATGAAAGACTCAAGCAACAATGGAAGGAACTCAATTGTCTCACTAATGAGCTTCAGAGCTTAGACAACTCAAGTCATCTGcctacttcttcttcttcttcatcttcatatGTAGGAGACTCCTTTTGGCAGTACAATAAAAGTCCAATAGACAATAATATAAATCAG TTCTGGATGCAAAATTTGCAAGATATTGGAATGTGTCAAGAACTCGGATGCATTGATGACTTCAATATGCCAGATGTTGATATAACATTCCGCAATATTGAAGACTTTCTCATAGGTGATCCTGACCTAACCCGTGCTTTGGTTGAAGACAATGATCCTATGACCTCAGATACTGATAAGACATCCATGAATAACTTAGAAAAGTGCCTTATTGAAACAACACAG GATATAACTGATGCTTCATTGATTTCCACCAATAAGCATGCTAATTTCATCAAGGAAGTGAATCCACTTGATAATGTTACTCATCAACTATCGAGAAATGTAGAAAATTCATCACATCTGTTTAGATACTCGCGTTCAGCTACATTTTCTTGTTCACGACTCAGTGCTGAAAGATGTGGCAGCGACTTTCTTGACAGTGGAAATTCAGGGAATTTCACAACAAGTGAATATTCAGACAATGTTGCAGAATTACATGGTATAGAAGTTGAAGGTGGGGAAAGTTCAACTAGACTGTCAAAAGAGAAAAACAACAGTCGAAT GGATGGTAAAAAGACTCAACTTGCACCACGTAAGGCTAGAACTGATTTGCATAAGAGAAACAAAAGCCAGTATGCTAAGGTACAAGGCTATGAATCTGATACAGCAACGGTCACTAAGACCTACTGA